The Chengkuizengella sediminis genome includes a region encoding these proteins:
- a CDS encoding DHH family phosphoesterase gives MPKFLMNRWQNLHTIFSYILFFTLIIVLFIYEWMIAVVALAIGTILLLLSIRADKTFHKDLHDYVMTLSHRVKKAGNEVIHELPIGMILYDEEKKIEWHNPYIAQMLGKETVIGESLLEFFPTLEEEQENNEVDILINEQHYQILKKDDERLIYFTNISDFKNLTVKHEEEKLVMGIIMMDNVDEATQGMDDKTRSLVLAQIISELTEWSNQFGFYMRRISSDKFLMIMNQKVLQSLEGSRFEILDTVRDITADLKIPLTLSIGISSGVENVIELGSIMQTSLDISLGRGGDQAAVKAGENLTFYGGRSNAVEKGTRVRARVISHALRELIRESDNVMIMGHIYPDLDSIGAAIGLLKAARLSDKKGYIVLEDVNASIQSLMDEIEDHEILKDSFISPEQALQLIDKHTLVCVVDTHKASMVPEPKLLQISQRIFVVDHHRRSEEFINDATLVYIEHYASSTCELVTEILQYFHDKISLDKLEATAMLAGIVVDTKSFSLRTGARTFEAASFLRRNGANSSTVQRMLKEDLLDYLQQIEIIKNAKIVYDHIAIAVAKPNHKNSQLIIAKVADTLLNMTDVMASLVISERPDGKVGLSARSLGEVNVQILMERMGGGGHFSNAGAQVEGSVEEVSERLELVLSDIIKEEGLLK, from the coding sequence ATGCCGAAGTTTCTTATGAATCGATGGCAAAACCTTCATACTATATTTAGTTATATTTTATTTTTTACTCTCATTATTGTTCTGTTCATTTATGAATGGATGATAGCTGTCGTTGCTTTAGCGATAGGAACTATTTTGTTGTTATTATCCATTAGAGCAGACAAAACGTTCCATAAAGATCTTCATGACTATGTCATGACTCTTTCACATCGAGTCAAAAAAGCTGGAAATGAAGTCATTCATGAATTGCCTATAGGAATGATTTTATACGATGAGGAAAAAAAGATTGAATGGCACAATCCATATATTGCTCAAATGTTAGGTAAGGAAACTGTTATTGGAGAATCTTTGTTAGAGTTTTTTCCTACATTGGAAGAAGAACAAGAAAATAATGAGGTGGATATATTAATCAACGAACAGCATTATCAAATTTTGAAAAAAGATGATGAGAGATTAATTTACTTTACAAACATCTCAGATTTTAAAAACCTGACAGTGAAACATGAAGAAGAAAAACTGGTTATGGGTATTATCATGATGGATAATGTGGACGAAGCAACTCAAGGTATGGATGATAAAACTCGAAGTTTGGTTTTAGCTCAAATTATTAGTGAACTTACGGAATGGTCCAATCAATTTGGTTTTTATATGCGTAGGATTTCATCAGATAAGTTTTTAATGATCATGAATCAAAAGGTATTACAATCATTAGAGGGATCTCGATTTGAGATATTGGACACCGTTCGTGACATAACCGCAGATCTTAAAATACCTTTAACATTGAGCATAGGTATATCCTCTGGTGTAGAAAATGTAATCGAGCTCGGATCTATTATGCAAACGAGTTTAGATATTTCACTTGGTAGGGGTGGTGATCAAGCCGCCGTCAAAGCAGGGGAGAACCTTACATTTTATGGTGGTAGATCCAATGCAGTTGAAAAAGGGACTAGAGTCAGAGCTAGGGTAATTTCACATGCCCTTAGAGAGTTAATTAGAGAAAGTGATAATGTGATGATTATGGGACATATATATCCAGACTTGGATTCCATTGGAGCTGCCATCGGATTATTAAAAGCAGCTCGTCTTAGTGATAAAAAAGGATATATCGTTTTGGAGGATGTGAATGCGTCCATACAATCTTTGATGGACGAAATTGAAGATCATGAAATATTAAAAGATAGCTTCATTTCACCAGAACAAGCGTTACAATTAATAGATAAACATACTTTAGTCTGTGTAGTAGACACGCATAAAGCTTCAATGGTTCCAGAACCAAAACTACTTCAAATTTCACAGCGAATTTTTGTTGTAGATCACCATAGAAGAAGTGAAGAATTTATTAACGATGCAACACTTGTGTATATCGAACATTATGCTTCATCGACTTGTGAGTTAGTCACTGAAATTTTACAATATTTTCACGATAAAATATCACTTGATAAATTAGAGGCAACAGCTATGCTTGCAGGGATCGTTGTAGACACAAAAAGTTTTTCACTACGAACCGGAGCCAGAACGTTTGAAGCAGCATCATTCTTACGTAGAAATGGAGCAAATTCCTCTACTGTACAAAGAATGTTAAAAGAAGATTTGCTGGACTACTTACAACAAATTGAGATTATAAAAAATGCTAAAATTGTTTATGATCATATTGCTATAGCGGTTGCAAAACCAAATCACAAAAATTCACAGTTGATCATTGCAAAGGTAGCTGATACATTGTTAAATATGACAGACGTAATGGCTTCTTTAGTCATCAGTGAACGACCTGATGGAAAAGTTGGCTTAAGTGCCAGATCATTAGGAGAAGTGAATGTTCAGATCTTAATGGAACGAATGGGTGGTGGAGGCCATTTTTCCAATGCAGGAGCACAGGTTGAAGGCAGCGTTGAAGAAGTCTCTGAACGGTTGGAGCTAGTGTTGTCTGATATAATTAAGGAAGAGGGGTTATTAAAATGA
- a CDS encoding DUF2232 domain-containing protein has protein sequence MLKYSWKSFLWSTAYILILLSLFTPLSIITFSIMLVPAIILAVTLNRKTLMIQYIISILICSFIFPTLSIGIVILSLFTLIPSIIMGDLYKKESAGVTLLIGIITLLVLFVSALFVGSLLDLNLSRAMEELVNEAMSQYPELNQITTEQTLTMLKNMLPFYLIMSSLFIVVVSHWLSRMILQKMDIQIPKMKPIKDWKLPKSLLWYYLGALLLQLFMNPEEGSYIMLITVNLIPLLTFIFSIQAISFLFYIADIKKWRFIRIIGIVLFPFLPLVFSFLGMLDIAFDIRKGFTS, from the coding sequence TTGTTAAAATATAGCTGGAAATCTTTTCTGTGGAGTACAGCTTACATATTAATCTTGTTATCATTATTTACACCACTTAGTATTATTACATTTAGTATTATGTTAGTTCCAGCCATTATTTTAGCTGTTACCTTAAATCGAAAAACGCTTATGATTCAATATATTATTAGTATTCTTATTTGTAGTTTTATTTTTCCAACTTTATCAATTGGAATCGTGATATTATCGTTGTTTACCTTGATACCATCTATTATAATGGGTGATTTGTATAAAAAGGAATCTGCAGGTGTAACGCTTCTCATAGGTATAATTACGTTGTTGGTATTATTTGTTTCAGCTTTATTTGTTGGTTCTTTATTGGATCTTAATCTCTCTAGAGCAATGGAAGAACTAGTAAATGAAGCTATGAGTCAATATCCAGAATTAAACCAAATTACTACGGAACAAACACTGACGATGCTGAAAAACATGTTGCCATTTTATCTCATTATGAGCTCCCTATTCATCGTTGTTGTTTCCCATTGGTTAAGTCGTATGATACTTCAAAAAATGGACATACAGATCCCTAAGATGAAACCGATAAAGGATTGGAAATTACCTAAATCATTATTGTGGTATTATTTAGGAGCATTGCTTTTACAACTATTTATGAATCCTGAAGAAGGTTCATATATTATGTTAATTACGGTTAACTTAATTCCATTGTTAACATTCATTTTCTCTATCCAAGCGATTTCATTTTTATTTTATATTGCAGATATAAAAAAATGGAGGTTTATTCGAATTATAGGAATCGTTCTATTTCCATTTTTGCCGTTAGTATTTAGTTTTCTAGGAATGTTAGATATTGCTTTTGATATTCGTAAAGGATTTACCTCGTGA
- the rpsR gene encoding 30S ribosomal protein S18, whose product MSENKTEERNEQRSERPDRPERRERKFGGGGRRGGRGKRRKVCYFTVNKIKHIDYKDIDTLKKFISERGKILPRRVTGTSAKYQRELTIAIKRARQIALLPYTTE is encoded by the coding sequence ATGAGCGAAAATAAAACTGAAGAACGTAATGAACAACGATCCGAACGTCCTGATCGTCCAGAACGCAGAGAGCGTAAATTTGGCGGTGGTGGTCGTAGAGGTGGAAGAGGCAAGCGCCGTAAAGTTTGTTATTTCACAGTAAATAAAATCAAACATATTGATTATAAAGATATAGATACATTAAAGAAATTTATCAGTGAAAGAGGTAAAATTTTACCTCGTAGAGTAACTGGTACTTCTGCAAAGTATCAACGTGAACTAACAATTGCGATTAAACGTGCTCGTCAAATTGCATTGTTACCATATACAACGGAATAG
- the ssb gene encoding single-stranded DNA-binding protein has protein sequence MMNRSILIGRLTKDPELRYTPSGVAVTQFTLAVDRPFTNGQGQREADFINIVTWRKLAETCANYLRKGRLTAVEGRIQVRNYENNEGRRVYVTEIVADNVRFLESANTQRDDQHNQDPGMPVEPSRKPMNQDPFSDDSKPIDISDDDLPF, from the coding sequence CTGATGAATCGTTCTATTCTAATAGGTAGATTAACAAAGGATCCTGAACTTCGCTACACACCATCAGGTGTTGCAGTAACTCAATTTACTTTAGCAGTGGATCGTCCTTTTACAAATGGGCAAGGTCAAAGAGAAGCAGACTTTATCAATATTGTAACTTGGAGGAAGTTAGCTGAAACTTGTGCAAATTATTTGCGTAAAGGTCGGTTAACAGCAGTTGAAGGAAGAATTCAGGTTCGAAATTATGAGAACAATGAAGGAAGACGTGTTTATGTCACTGAAATTGTTGCAGATAATGTTAGATTCTTGGAATCCGCAAACACACAACGCGATGATCAGCATAATCAAGATCCTGGAATGCCAGTTGAACCTTCAAGAAAACCAATGAATCAAGATCCTTTTTCAGATGATAGTAAACCCATCGACATATCAGATGATGACTTACCATTTTAA
- the rpsF gene encoding 30S ribosomal protein S6, whose protein sequence is MRKYELMYIIRPDIEQEAVDATVEKFQGIINNGGGEITKHDVMGKRRLAYEIDKFRDGVYVLVNFSTESAVVDELDRVMRISDEIVRHLVVNDVA, encoded by the coding sequence ATGCGCAAATATGAATTAATGTATATTATCCGTCCTGATATTGAACAGGAAGCGGTAGATGCAACAGTAGAAAAGTTCCAAGGTATCATTAATAATGGTGGCGGAGAAATCACGAAACATGATGTGATGGGAAAACGTCGTCTGGCGTATGAGATCGATAAATTCCGTGACGGGGTCTATGTTCTTGTTAATTTTTCAACTGAATCAGCAGTTGTTGATGAACTTGATCGCGTGATGAGAATTTCGGATGAAATTGTCCGTCATTTGGTCGTTAATGATGTTGCGTAA
- a CDS encoding YjzC family protein, whose amino-acid sequence MGEKTEFEPGDKVPNNGKYIEIGEKSFHMGITDPKVVNLKKGDHFPQNENHNRKWSRAPKNE is encoded by the coding sequence ATGGGAGAAAAAACAGAATTTGAACCTGGTGATAAGGTCCCTAACAATGGAAAATACATTGAGATAGGTGAAAAGTCCTTTCATATGGGAATCACAGATCCAAAAGTTGTAAATTTGAAAAAGGGAGATCATTTCCCGCAAAATGAAAATCACAATCGTAAGTGGAGCCGTGCACCAAAAAATGAATAA
- a CDS encoding DUF951 domain-containing protein, with product MENNQFQMGDVVQMKKQHPCGTNEMEIIRMGMDIRIKCLGCQHSVLMPRSKFVKRMKKVIRSKEE from the coding sequence ATGGAGAATAATCAATTTCAGATGGGTGACGTAGTACAAATGAAAAAACAACATCCATGTGGAACAAATGAAATGGAAATCATAAGAATGGGGATGGACATTAGAATAAAATGTTTAGGATGCCAACATAGTGTTCTTATGCCAAGAAGTAAGTTTGTAAAAAGAATGAAAAAAGTAATAAGGTCAAAAGAAGAGTGA
- a CDS encoding DUF3343 domain-containing protein encodes MLIAFDSTQQALRAEMLLEYAEVDIDTCPTPKEITAGCALSIEFHKEDLQKVKNIILSEKVDIKGIFEKKNHQYVKMI; translated from the coding sequence ATGTTAATTGCATTTGATTCAACACAACAAGCTTTACGAGCGGAGATGCTTTTAGAATATGCAGAAGTAGATATTGATACTTGCCCAACACCAAAAGAAATTACTGCTGGTTGTGCTCTATCAATAGAGTTTCATAAAGAAGATTTACAAAAGGTCAAAAATATCATTCTTTCAGAAAAAGTTGATATAAAGGGTATATTTGAAAAGAAAAATCATCAATATGTAAAAATGATTTAG
- the yyaC gene encoding spore protease YyaC yields the protein MKLSSKNSKSSPKSYKVSYKDPTHKKQLTNGVYQLLSTEVADRKIIALCIGSDRSTGDSLGPLVGYHLSQFKNCTFDIFGTLEEPVHAVNLNDKLSEINNKYHNPFIIAVDACLGKLASVGHIQIGSGPLKPGAGVNKSLPSVGNIHVTGIVNVSGFMEYFVLQNTRLNLVVEMSKIIADSIQYSTQYLKQQSYNHTI from the coding sequence ATGAAATTAAGCTCTAAAAACTCAAAATCATCCCCAAAATCTTATAAAGTATCATATAAAGATCCAACTCATAAAAAACAACTGACAAATGGTGTATATCAATTATTATCTACTGAAGTTGCAGATCGTAAAATCATTGCATTATGTATTGGGTCCGATCGTTCTACTGGAGATTCCTTAGGTCCTCTTGTAGGATATCATCTTAGTCAATTTAAAAACTGTACTTTCGATATTTTTGGCACTTTAGAAGAGCCTGTACATGCTGTAAATTTAAATGATAAGTTGTCTGAAATCAACAACAAGTATCATAATCCTTTTATTATCGCAGTTGATGCCTGTCTTGGAAAACTCGCAAGTGTTGGTCATATCCAGATAGGAAGTGGTCCTTTAAAGCCTGGTGCTGGTGTAAACAAAAGTTTACCATCTGTCGGAAATATACATGTTACTGGTATTGTTAATGTCAGCGGTTTTATGGAATATTTCGTTTTACAAAACACTCGTTTAAACTTAGTTGTTGAAATGTCTAAAATTATTGCTGATTCAATACAGTATTCCACTCAATATTTAAAACAACAATCTTATAATCACACAATTTAA
- a CDS encoding aminotransferase class V-fold PLP-dependent enzyme, giving the protein MRLRYFDNAASSWPKPATVVEAMNEAVVNFAANPGRGSHQMAVQASRILFQTRKHLAKLFGINDPNHISFCLNTTEALNLAIKGLLNENDHVICTSVEHNSVRRPLEYLKKILNIDITYLKTNILGQIELKDVENAIQKNTKLMICNHSSNLLGSILPIEQINNIAKEKGVITLVDAAQTAGLIPIDVEKMGIDILAFPGHKGLLGPQGTGGIYINPQIEIEPLIHGGTGSQSEKIEQPTVRPDRYESGTQNTPGIAGLKEGVSFVLNESVEKIHTKEWKLTQRLMEGLLKIQKVKILGPRLGDNKTGITSFNIEGLDASNVAFSLDRSYNIAVRSGFHCTPLAHETVGTLDFGAVRASVGYFTTEEEIDYILEAVKEIAQKKH; this is encoded by the coding sequence ATGCGATTGCGATACTTTGATAATGCAGCATCATCTTGGCCTAAACCAGCAACAGTCGTTGAGGCAATGAATGAAGCAGTTGTAAATTTTGCGGCAAATCCTGGTAGAGGTAGTCATCAAATGGCGGTACAGGCAAGTAGAATCTTATTTCAAACTAGGAAACATTTGGCTAAATTGTTCGGAATTAATGATCCAAATCACATTTCATTTTGTCTAAACACAACGGAAGCCTTAAATTTGGCGATTAAAGGATTGTTAAATGAAAATGATCATGTCATTTGTACGAGCGTAGAACATAACTCTGTAAGAAGGCCGTTGGAATATTTAAAAAAGATATTAAATATTGATATCACATATTTAAAAACAAACATCCTAGGGCAAATTGAACTAAAGGATGTAGAAAATGCAATTCAAAAAAATACAAAACTAATGATTTGTAATCATAGTTCAAACCTTCTAGGAAGTATTTTGCCAATCGAACAAATAAATAACATAGCAAAGGAAAAAGGTGTGATCACACTAGTAGATGCAGCACAAACTGCTGGACTCATTCCAATAGATGTCGAGAAAATGGGGATAGACATATTGGCTTTTCCAGGTCACAAAGGTTTATTGGGACCACAAGGTACAGGTGGGATATATATTAACCCTCAAATTGAAATAGAACCATTAATCCATGGTGGGACTGGAAGTCAATCTGAAAAAATAGAACAACCCACTGTGAGACCAGATCGTTATGAATCAGGAACGCAGAATACACCTGGAATAGCAGGATTAAAGGAAGGTGTGAGTTTTGTATTAAATGAGAGTGTAGAGAAGATTCATACGAAAGAATGGAAGCTTACACAAAGACTAATGGAAGGATTATTAAAAATCCAAAAAGTGAAAATATTAGGACCAAGGTTAGGGGATAATAAAACAGGAATTACTTCATTTAATATAGAAGGTCTCGATGCATCCAATGTCGCTTTTAGTTTAGATCGAAGCTATAATATTGCAGTACGATCTGGGTTTCATTGTACACCATTAGCACATGAAACAGTAGGAACCCTTGATTTCGGTGCTGTGAGAGCTAGTGTCGGATATTTTACAACGGAAGAAGAAATTGATTATATATTAGAAGCAGTGAAAGAAATAGCCCAAAAAAAACACTGA
- a CDS encoding ParB/RepB/Spo0J family partition protein, which translates to MTKRLGRGLDALIPALELQEDDKVIEIGLSNLRPNPYQPRKNFLEDKIDELALSIKEHGVIQPIIVRQVLRGYEIIAGERRWRASKKCGLKTVPAVVRSFTDQQVTEIALIENLQREDLNPMEVAVAYQSLIEKFDITQEELSVKVGKSRSHIANFMRLLQLPNEIKQYVSRGTLSMGHARAIVGLKDNNLKKEMTNLTIKNEWSVRELEKAIQNTQETKSKKKKIKTNNPFITQLEDELRDKYKTTVKIKNNQNDKGIIELSYYSKDDLQRLLDLL; encoded by the coding sequence TTGACTAAGCGTTTAGGTAGAGGTCTAGATGCTTTAATTCCAGCGCTAGAATTACAAGAAGATGATAAAGTGATTGAGATAGGTTTATCAAATTTACGTCCTAATCCGTATCAACCTCGTAAAAATTTTTTAGAGGATAAAATTGATGAACTAGCATTATCTATTAAGGAACATGGAGTAATTCAGCCAATAATAGTAAGACAAGTATTAAGAGGATATGAGATTATAGCAGGTGAAAGAAGATGGCGGGCTTCAAAAAAGTGTGGGTTAAAAACGGTACCTGCTGTAGTACGCTCTTTTACAGATCAACAGGTCACGGAAATTGCTTTGATAGAAAACTTACAACGTGAGGATTTAAATCCGATGGAAGTTGCAGTTGCTTATCAATCGTTAATAGAGAAATTTGATATTACACAAGAGGAGTTATCTGTTAAAGTTGGAAAATCAAGATCTCATATTGCAAATTTTATGCGGTTACTTCAGTTGCCTAATGAAATAAAACAGTATGTTTCACGTGGAACATTATCCATGGGACATGCAAGAGCGATAGTTGGATTAAAAGATAATAATTTAAAAAAAGAGATGACTAATTTAACAATTAAAAATGAGTGGAGTGTCAGAGAATTAGAAAAAGCGATACAAAACACACAAGAAACAAAAAGTAAGAAGAAAAAAATTAAAACCAACAATCCATTTATTACACAACTTGAAGATGAACTTAGAGACAAATATAAAACAACAGTTAAAATCAAAAATAATCAAAATGATAAAGGAATTATTGAACTTTCTTATTATTCGAAAGATGATTTACAAAGGTTGTTAGATTTATTGTAG
- a CDS encoding ParA family protein translates to MSKIIAITNQKGGVGKTTTSINLGASLATLGKKVLLVDIDPQGNTTSGVGINKADVVHCIYDVIINDVHPKDAICNSEIDNLDILPATIQLAGAEIELVPTISREIRLKKSIQLVKHLYDYVLIDCPPSLGILTVNSLTAADSVIIPIQCEYYALEGLSQLLNTVRLVQKHLNTNLQIEGVLLTMLDARTNLGIQVIEEVKKYFQEKVYQTIIPRNVRLSEAPSHGKPIITYDAKSKGAEVYLELAKEVISID, encoded by the coding sequence TTGTCTAAAATAATTGCAATTACAAATCAAAAAGGTGGGGTTGGAAAAACAACAACCTCTATTAATTTAGGAGCCTCTTTAGCCACCTTAGGTAAAAAGGTATTATTAGTAGATATCGATCCCCAAGGAAATACAACAAGTGGTGTTGGAATCAATAAAGCCGATGTAGTTCACTGTATTTATGATGTCATTATTAATGATGTTCATCCAAAAGATGCAATTTGCAACTCTGAAATAGATAATTTAGATATCTTACCCGCAACAATCCAATTAGCTGGTGCAGAAATAGAACTAGTACCGACTATTTCTAGAGAAATCAGATTAAAAAAATCTATACAGCTTGTGAAGCATCTTTATGATTATGTATTAATTGATTGCCCACCTTCACTTGGTATTTTAACGGTTAATTCATTAACCGCTGCAGATTCAGTAATTATACCCATTCAATGTGAGTACTACGCATTAGAAGGTTTGAGTCAGCTATTAAACACAGTACGCTTGGTACAAAAACATTTGAATACTAATTTACAGATTGAAGGAGTCTTATTAACAATGTTAGATGCTAGAACTAATCTTGGTATTCAAGTAATTGAAGAAGTGAAAAAGTACTTTCAAGAGAAGGTATATCAGACTATTATTCCTAGAAATGTTAGATTGAGTGAAGCACCAAGTCATGGGAAACCTATCATTACTTATGATGCAAAATCAAAGGGAGCAGAAGTATATTTGGAACTTGCTAAGGAAGTGATTTCAATTGACTAA
- the noc gene encoding nucleoid occlusion protein — translation MKDQFTKLLGFSDRNSGAEVKAIPVEEIVPSPYQPREVFDEDKIDELCQTIKTHGVIQPIVVRVRDSKFEIIAGERRFRAVKKLSLETIPAIIKEYNDSQAASIALIENLQREGLTSIEEAIAYQKLIEIHQLTQESLAQRIGKSQSTIANKLRLLNLSEPVKSALLTRTITERHARALLSLDSEELQIKLLDEVIKKDLNVKQTEARVNLYKEISKSKKSKRVSFSKDIRLAVNTIRQSFDMVVDSGLKITKDEKDYDDYYEISFKIPKKE, via the coding sequence ATGAAAGATCAGTTTACAAAGTTACTTGGATTTTCAGATCGAAATAGTGGTGCTGAGGTGAAAGCAATTCCAGTAGAAGAGATTGTTCCAAGTCCATATCAACCAAGGGAAGTTTTTGATGAAGACAAAATAGATGAATTGTGTCAAACGATAAAAACACATGGTGTTATTCAACCTATAGTTGTACGAGTGAGGGATAGTAAATTTGAAATTATTGCAGGTGAGAGAAGATTTAGAGCAGTAAAAAAATTGAGTTTAGAAACTATTCCAGCAATTATAAAAGAATATAATGATTCTCAAGCTGCTTCAATTGCGTTAATTGAAAACTTACAACGTGAAGGGCTCACTTCTATAGAGGAAGCTATTGCTTATCAGAAATTAATAGAAATACACCAGCTAACACAAGAAAGTTTAGCTCAAAGAATCGGGAAAAGCCAATCTACGATAGCTAATAAACTCCGTTTACTAAACTTATCTGAACCTGTAAAATCTGCTTTGTTAACTAGAACTATTACTGAGAGACATGCAAGAGCTTTGCTCTCATTAGACAGCGAAGAGCTGCAAATTAAGCTTTTAGATGAAGTGATTAAAAAAGATTTAAATGTAAAACAAACAGAAGCTAGGGTTAATCTTTATAAGGAAATCTCTAAATCAAAAAAATCTAAAAGAGTCTCTTTTTCAAAGGACATTCGTTTGGCAGTAAATACAATACGTCAATCATTTGATATGGTTGTTGATTCAGGCTTAAAGATAACAAAAGATGAAAAAGATTACGATGATTATTATGAAATATCTTTTAAAATTCCTAAAAAAGAGTAA
- the rsmG gene encoding 16S rRNA (guanine(527)-N(7))-methyltransferase RsmG, with the protein MNFKQFSLLLKNNNMSISSEQWDLFEKYFLILVDWNDRMNLTAITDKEQVFIKHFYDSISLAFYVPISQLKTIADIGSGAGFPSIPLKIMFPHLKISIVDSLKKRIRFLNHLTAELQLADVECIHGRAEELGRNQNLRDHFDLVTARAVAKLNVLNEYCLPFVKEGGQFVAMKGPNTSEEINEARNSLKQLKGSLSKVVNFQLPDHSDRNFIFIHKIGSTPKKYPRNPGTPIKNPLV; encoded by the coding sequence ATGAACTTTAAACAATTTTCTTTATTATTAAAAAATAATAATATGAGCATTTCTTCTGAACAGTGGGATTTATTTGAAAAATATTTTCTTATATTGGTGGACTGGAATGATCGTATGAATTTAACTGCTATTACGGATAAAGAACAGGTTTTCATAAAACATTTTTATGATTCCATTTCTTTAGCTTTTTATGTACCTATATCACAACTCAAAACTATAGCTGATATTGGGTCTGGTGCTGGTTTTCCGAGCATCCCCTTAAAAATTATGTTTCCTCATTTAAAGATATCCATTGTAGATTCTTTAAAGAAAAGAATTCGTTTTCTGAATCATCTCACTGCAGAATTACAACTTGCTGATGTGGAATGTATTCATGGTAGAGCTGAAGAACTTGGAAGAAATCAAAATCTCAGAGATCATTTTGATTTGGTAACCGCTAGAGCTGTAGCTAAGTTAAACGTCTTAAACGAATATTGTCTTCCTTTTGTGAAAGAAGGAGGGCAATTTGTAGCCATGAAAGGTCCTAATACATCTGAAGAGATAAATGAAGCACGTAATAGTTTAAAACAACTAAAGGGATCTTTATCAAAGGTAGTCAATTTCCAATTACCAGACCATTCTGATCGAAACTTTATATTTATTCACAAAATAGGATCAACTCCAAAAAAATACCCCAGAAATCCAGGTACACCAATCAAAAATCCACTGGTTTAA